One genomic window of Coffea eugenioides isolate CCC68of chromosome 1, Ceug_1.0, whole genome shotgun sequence includes the following:
- the LOC113759626 gene encoding benzyl alcohol O-benzoyltransferase-like, which produces MGSKSLTFRVTRQKPELVRPAKSTPRECKVLSDIDDQEGLRFQIPVIQFYRSDDGRRDPVKVIREAIAKALVFYYPFAGRLRECAGRKLVVDCTGEGVMFIEADAEVTLEQFGEELQPPFPCLEELLYDVPDSAGVLHCPLLLIQVHNQNQLYCWSFSTED; this is translated from the exons ATGGGATCAAAGTCTCTGACATTCAGGGTGACCAGACAAAAGCCTGAGCTGGTCCGTCCGGCGAAGTCCACTCCTCGGGAATGCAAGGTCCTCTCTGACATCGACGATCAAGAGGGTCTTCGCTTTCAAATCCCTGTCATCCAGTTTTACCGCAGCGATGATGGCAGGAGAGACCCCGTGAAGGTGATCAGGGAGGCCATTGCCAAGGCTCTGGTGTTCTACTACCCCTTCGCGGGGCGTCTCAGAGAATGCGCCGGGAGGAAGCTGGTGGTGGACTGCACGGGGGAGGGTGTCATGTTCATTGAAGCGGATGCAGAGGTGACGCTGGAGCAGTTTGGGGAAGAACTTCAGCCTCCATTCCCCTGCCTGGAGGAGCTCCTCTATGATGTTCCTGACTCTGCAGGAGTCCTTCACTGTCCTTTACTGCTTATACAGGTACACAACCAAAACCAACTTTACT GTTGGTCCTTCTCAACTGAAGATTAG